From the Manihot esculenta cultivar AM560-2 chromosome 3, M.esculenta_v8, whole genome shotgun sequence genome, one window contains:
- the LOC110611764 gene encoding tubulin alpha-5 chain yields MREIISIHIGQAGIQVGNSCWELYCLEHGIQPDGMMPSDTSVGVAHDAFNTFFSETGSGKHVPRAVFVDLEPTVIDEVRTGSYRQLFHPEQLISGKEDAANNFARGHYTVGKEIVDLCLDRVRKLADNCTGLQGFLVFSAVGGGTGSGLGSLLLERLSVDYGKKSKLGFTIYPSPQVSTAVVEPYNSVLSTHSLLEHTDVAVLLDNEAIYDICRRSLDIERPTYTNLNRLISQIISSLTTSLRFDGAINVDVTEFQTNLVPYPRIHFMLSSYAPVISAEKAYHEQLSVPEITNAVFEPSSMMAKCDPRHGKYMACCLMYRGDVVPKDVNAAVATIKTKRTVQFVDWCPTGFKCGINYEPPTVVPGGDLAKVQRAVCMISNNTAVAEVFSRIDHKFDLMYAKRAFVHWYVGEGMEEGEFSEAREDLAALEKDYEEVGAEGGDDDEEEVEEY; encoded by the exons ATGAGAGAAATCATAAGCATTCACATTGGACAAGCAGGGATTCAGGTGGGAAACTCATGCTGGGAGCTTTATTGCTTGGAGCATGGCATCCAGCCAGATGGAATGATGCCCAG TGACACTTCAGTAGGCGTTGCGCATGATGCTTTCAATACCTTCTTCAGTGAGACTGGTTCTGGAAAACATGTGCCGAGAGCTGTTTTTGTTGACTTGGAACCAACAGTCATTGATGAAGTTAGGACTGGATCCTATAGGCAACTTTTCCACCCTGAGCAGCTTATTTCTGGGAAAGAAGATGCTGCTAATAATTTTGCTAGAGGGCACTACACAG TTGGAAAGGAAATTGTGGATCTGTGCCTTGATCGAGTGAGGAAATTGGCTGATAACTGCACTGGCTTACAAGGGTTTTTGGTGTTTAGTGCTGTTGGTGGTGGAACTGGTTCTGGTCTGGGGTCTTTGTTGTTAGAACGCTTATCTGTAGATTATGGAAAGAAATCAAAGCTTGGGTTCACCATTTATCCTTCTCCTCAG GTCTCAACTGCAGTTGTGGAGCCTTATAACAGTGTCCTCTCTACCCATTCCCTTCTTGAGCACACAGATGTTGCTGTGCTTCTAGACAATGAAGCTATATATGACATTTGCAGAAGATCCCTAGATATTGAAAGACCAACTTACACCAATTTGAATCGATTGATATCGCAAATTATATCATCTTTGACCACTTCATTAAGGTTTGATGGAGCCATTAATGTAGATGTTACAGAGTTCCAGACTAACCTTGTACCTTATCCTCGTATCCATTTTATGCTTTCTTCATATGCTCCTGTCATCTCAGCTGAGAAGGCATATCATGAGCAGTTGTCAGTTCCTGAGATCACaaatgctgtttttgagccttCAAGCATGATGGCTAAGTGTGATCCTAGGCATGGGAAATACATGGCTTGCTGTTTGATGTACCGAGGAGATGTTGTTCCTAAGGATGTCAATGCTGCTGTTGCCACTATCAAAACTAAGAGGACTGTTCAATTTGTTGACTG GTGTCCAACTGGCTTCAAATGTGGCATCAACTATGAGCCTCCAACTGTAGTACCTGGGGGTGATCTTGCCAAGGTGCAGCGTGCTGTTTGCATGATCAGCAACAACACAGCTGTGGCTGAGGTGTTTTCTCGCATTGACCACAAATTTGATCTCATGTATGCCAAGAGGGCATTTGTTCATTGGTATGTTGGTGAAGGCATGGAAGAAGGAGAATTCTCAGAAGCCCGTGAAGATCTAGCTGCCCTTGAGAAAGATTATGAGGAAGTTGGTGCTGAAGGTGGCGATGATGATGAAGAGGAAGTTGAAGAGTATTGA